In Primulina eburnea isolate SZY01 chromosome 3, ASM2296580v1, whole genome shotgun sequence, one DNA window encodes the following:
- the LOC140827591 gene encoding glutamyl-tRNA reductase 1, chloroplastic-like has product MAVSGAFVGAKLENLLISSTATASVASASTPPVGLLCKPGAPGKRRASLNRRGYSGNLRCEAASDALGQVESTNAATSSGLASSLSALELLKTSAADRYTKEKSSIIVIGLSIHTAPVEMREKLAVPEAEWPRAIGELCSLNHIEEAAVLSTCNRMEIYVLALSRHRGIKEVTEWMSKTSGIPVSEICQHRFLLYDKDATQHIFEVSSGLDSLVLGEGQILAQVKQVVKVAQGVVGFGRNISGLFKHAITVGKRVRTETNIAAGAVSVSSAAVELALMKLPESSHATARMLVIGAGKMGKLVIKHLVAKGCTKMVVVNRSEEKVAAIREEIKDVEIVHKPLMEMLNSAAKADVIFTSTASDIPLFLKEHAVDLPPVGPNLGGLRLFIDISVPRNVGACVNEHEGSRVYNVDDLKEVVAANKEDRIRKAMEAQEIITEESKQFEAWRDSLETVPTIKKLRAYAERIRAAEVEKCLSKMGDEVPKKSQKAVDDLSRGIVNKLLHGPMQHLRCDGSDSRTLSETLENMQALNRMFSLETEISVLEQKVRAKVEQNQK; this is encoded by the exons ATGGCTGTTTCAGGCGCGTTTGTGGGTGCGAAGCTCGAGAATTTGTTGATCAGTAGTACGGCGACGGCTTCAGTCGCCTCGGCATCCACACCTCCTGTTGGCTTGCTCTGCAAGCCGGGGGCTCCTGGAAAGCGTCGAGCTTCTCTGAATAGGAGGGGATATTCGGGGAATTTGAGGTGCGAGGCTGCATCCGATGCTTTGGGTCAAGTGGAATCCACCAATGCGGCTACCTCTTCTGGTTTAGCTTCGAGCCTCTCCGCTTTGGAACTGCTCAAGACTTCCGCCGCTGACC GATATACGAAAGAAAAGAGCAGCATTATAGTAATTGGTCTCAGCATCCACACTGCGCCGGTTGAAATGCGGGAAAAACTTGCTGTCCCTGAAGCAGAGTGGCCGAGAGCTATTGGGGAGCTGTGTAGTCTGAATCACATTGAAGAAGCTGCTGTCCTCAGTACATGTAACAGAATGGAAATCTATGTTTTAGCTCTCTCTAGGCACCGGGGAATCAAAGAAGTGACTGAATGGATGTCTAAG ACCAGCGGAATTCCTGTTTCAGAGATCTGCCAGCACCGTTTTTTGCTCTATGACAAAGATGCAACCCAGCACATTTTTGAAGTGTCATCAGGGCTAGATTCATTGGTTTTAGGAGAAGGTCAGATCCTAGCACAAGTGAAACAAGTGGTTAAAGTTGCCCAAGGGGTTGTGGGATTTGGAAGGAATATAAGCGGTCtctttaagcatgcaattactGTTGGAAAGAGGGTTAGAACCGAAACCAACATAGCGGCCGGGGCAGTTTCCGTTAGTTCAGCAGCTGTGGAATTGGCTTTAATGAAGCTTCCTGAATCCTCCCATGCCACTGCTAGGATGTTAGTAATTGGAGCAGGAAAAATGGGCAAGCTTGTGATCAAGCACTTGGTAGCCAAAGGGTGCACAAAGATGGTGGTAGTGAACAGAAGCGAAGAAAAAGTTGCTGCCATACGAGAGGAGATCAAGGACGTTGAAATAGTACACAAACCTCTCATGGAAATGCTGAACAGTGCAGCCAAAGCTGATGTGATTTTTACCAGTACTGCATCTGACATTCCTCTCTTTCTTAAAGAGCATGCTGTCGACCTTCCACCGGTAGGTCCAAATCTCGGTGGTTTGAGACTTTTTATCGACATTTCCGTTCCAAGGAATGTTGGTGCATGTGTCAACGAGCACGAGGGTTCACGAGTGTACAACGTGGATGATCTTAAGGAGGTTGTGGCTGCAAATAAAGAGGATCGAATACGTAAAGCGATGGAAGCTCAAGAAATCATCACTGAGGAATCAAAACAATTTGAAGCCTGGCGTGATTCACTAGAAACAGTTCCAACTATCAAGAAGTTAAGGGCTTATGCTGAAAGAATAAGAGCTGCAGAGGTTGAAAAATGTTTGTCAAAAATGGGCGACGAAGTTCCAAAGAAGTCACAGAAGGCTGTTGATGATCTTAGCAGAGGCATTGTAAACAAGCTGCTACATGGGCCGATGCAGCATCTAAGGTGTGATGGGAGTGATAGTCGTACTTTGAGTGAAACGCTTGAGAATATGCAAGCCCTTAATCGAATGTTCAGCCTCGAGACTGAGATATCTGTGTTGGAACAGAAGGTTAGAGCTAAGGTAGAGCAAAATCAGAAATAA
- the LOC140827593 gene encoding uncharacterized protein, with the protein MGYLENLGDFSILEYPWANHAQTYRLEICFVICLQSSHTSNDLYVLEFFISPGTEKDGYPWSYLSFLASTMKINLKSFKVASGQQLGEHFFEATGSGKEVYFGHEQNIIGANSNKTSFCISYEDLEPHFGKRFEDVANDLGVSNSNMKNKKNPSLFLKNSSSKLARSYYQRIFKTSRSKLPISTLPSQPNVPLTCIHSSREDDKTNQENDVVTIKAHFKEDIIKFDMCRSSGLEKLVEEVAKRLDLVIENLKLKYKDDDDDLILLTCNEDLHNCVKCLRSLGKRTVHVLVHLVSN; encoded by the exons ATGGGCTATTTGGAAAATCTTGGTGATTTTAGTATACTCGAGTATCCATGGGCCAATCATGCACAAACATACAGATTGGAAATTTGTTTTGTGATTTGTCTGCAGAGTTCACATACATCAAACGATCTTTATGTTCTGGAGTTTTTCATCTCTCCTGGCACTGAAAAAGATGGATATCCATGGTCATACTTAAGCTTCTTAGCGTCAACAATGAAGATAAATTTGAAAAGTTTTAAGGTTGCTTCAGGACAACAGTTGGGAGAGCATTTTTTTGAAGCTACAGGATCTGGAAAAGAGGTGTATTTTGGGCATGAACAAAACATTATCGGAGCAAACTCTAACAAAACGAGTTTCTGTATCAGCTATGAGGATCTTGAACCCCATTTTGGGAAGAGATTTGAAGATGTAGCGAACGATTTGGGTG TGAGTAACTCCAACATGAAGAACAAGAAGAATCCTTCTCTGTTTCTTAAAAATAGTTCAAGTAAACTGGCTAGAAGTTATTATCAACGAATTTTCAAAACTAGTAGGAGCAAACTTCCTATCTCTACTTTACCCAGTCAGCCCAATGTGCCTCTCACATGCATTCACAGCTCTCGAGAAGATGATAAAACAAATCAAGAGAATGATGTGGTGACGATAAAGGCCCACTTTAAAGAGGATATCATAAAATTTGACATGTGTCGGTCGTCCGGACTGGAGAAGCTCGTAGAAGAAGTGGCTAAGAGACTAGATCTGGTGATTGAGAATTTGAAATTGAAGTAtaaggatgatgatgatgatttgattttattaaCATGCAATGAAGACTTGCATAACTGTGTAAAGTGCTTGAGGTCTCTAGGCAAAAGGACTGTGCATGTCCTGGTTCATTTGGTTTCCAACTGA
- the LOC140827592 gene encoding protein NLP6-like has product MTGNDDFYRIIIPIEGCSDEYSSVLEFKEYLTAENLSSEVFRCGWVFWAPERDDQGGRSIREKIRRVLNRLMSSSYSLTYMVQFWASMEVGGRSILTTSDQPFAVMNCLRKVESWYRKKCTDHHYIVEDGAENEQLGPPGRVFRNGRPESSPDIRNYTVKEFPLRDHAANCGERSYLALPVFDLVHDHYVGVLEIVSDDYGADILSCGSDICRELEEVEMRTTHLDHWEQLIKDPLKQKYLINDDLLLYHNQQPSEIIEMLKLASNAIPQLHLAQVMAPCEQCGTSSKSFNCMKHVVSLVKKEDDGLLQNFFMASKFHNLQNGQGMGGFALSSVNKSLFCQNVSDLSISDYTTVHYAREGRLSLCFAICLRDMLHRENSDNDLYVFEFFLQPQSRDPTNIWFVLHLLLKLMEDTLRSFEVATGRHLAENLITDEIRRTYMPPSSISGQNDMFPSGIEVIPYGLKTVHQQHPILFSVPMEGCDESYSIFELREYLRNPNLHCVQEKGSEYGFSCYCTEDDDLLENGDYNDSVSEFISTPDQKIKILTGKLIPCWGPHNYLIQFWAPKMIKNRLYLSTSDHPFVLGHLGRGLCWYRRQCMEHLYHVGDGAKEEELGPPGRVFLTGHQESSLDLHLYSTREFPLLVHVIHCCARDYLVLPLFDVQQKYCFGVLECVGLPCCSLDFILDKLKEVDLRSTHVNYDRPSINIDNRRKLAVAEIEEMFQLLYWSAQLRLASAWMPCGQCATTNIEILCMERVCDIRLAAFGNMKFQKVNIGKRDLPVEC; this is encoded by the exons TTGTGGATGGGTTTTTTGGGCACCGGAAAGAGACGATCAAGGAGGCAGGAGTATCCGGGAGAAGATCAGACGTGTTCTGAACAGGCTCATGTCGTCCTCTTATTCACTTACATATATGGTGCAGTTTTGGGCATCGATGGAGGTGGGGGGCAGGTCTATTCTCACCACTTCAGACCAACCTTTCGCTGTTATGAACTGTCTTCGTAAAGTTGAAAGTTGGTACAGGAAGAAATGTACCGATCACCACTATATTGTAGAAGATGGAGCGGAGAACGAGCAGCTTGGACCCCCTGGAAGGGTATTTCGAAATGGGCGTCCTGAATCCAGCCCCGACATCCGCAACTACACTGTGAAAGAGTTTCCACTTCGAGATCATGCTGCCAATTGCGGTGAAAGATCATATTTGGCTTTACCAGTCTTTGATTTGGTCCACGATCACTATGTGGGTGTACTGGAGATCGTTTCGGATGATTATGGAGCCGATATTTTGTCATGTGGATCCGACATCTGCCGTGAACTTGAG GAAGTAGAGATGAGGACAACTCACTTAGATCACTGGGAACAACTAATCAAAGACCCTTTGAAGCAAAAATATCTGATTAATGATGATCTACTCTTGTATCATAATCAACAACCGAGTGAAATAATAGAGATGCTTAAATTGGCTTCGAATGCAATACCTCAATTACATCTTGCACAGGTCATGGCACCTTGTGAACAATGTGGTACTAGCAGTAAAAGCTTCAACTGTATGAAACATGTGGTTTCCTTGGTAAAAAAGGAAGATGACGGATTACTACAAAACTTTTTCATGGCAAGCAAATTCCACAATCTTCAAAATGGACAAGGAATGGGTGGATTTGCATTGTCATCTGTAAACAAGTCACTCTTTTGCCAAAATGTAAGTGATCTTAGCATATCTGATTACACGACAGTACATTATGCGCGAGAGGGTAGGTTATCCCTATGTTTTGCCATTTGTCTTCGAGATATGCTGCACCGTGAGAATTCGGACAATGATCTATATGTTTTTGAGTTCTTTCTTCAACCACAAAGTAGAGATCCTACAAATATTTGGTTTGTTTTGCATTTGTTATTGAAATTAATGGAGGATACGCTGAGAAGTTTTGAGGTAGCAACTGGACGCCATCTTGCAGAAAATTTAATAACTGATGAAATTCGTAGAACATACATGCCACCTTCTTCGATATCAGGCCAAAATGATATGTTCCCATCGGGTATCGAAGTTATCCCATATGGTCTAAAAACTGTACATCAACAACATCCCATACTTTTTTCAGTGCCAATGGAGGGATGTGATGAAAGTTATTCCATTTTTGAACTAAGAGAGTACTTGCGAAACCCCAACTTGCATTGCGTACAAGAAAAGGGGAGTGAGTATGGGTTTTCTTGTTACTGCACGGAGGATGATGATTTATTGGAAAATGGAGACTACAATGACTCAGTGTCGGAATTTATTTCAACACCAGATCAGAAGATCAAGATTTTAACTGGGAAATTAATTCCCTGTTGGGGCCCACACAATTATCTAATACAATTTTGGGCACCCAAAATGATCAAGAATAGATTATATCTATCCACATCGGACCATCCCTTTGTTCTTGGTCATCTTGGTAGAGGATTATGTTGGTATAGGAGGCAATGTATGGAACATCTCTATCATGTGGGAGATGGAGCAAAAGAAGAGGAACTTGGGCCGCCGGGACGCGTTTTCCTAACAGGTCACCAAGAATCATCACTTGATCTACACCTTTATTCTACAAGAGAGTTTCCACTTTTGGTGCATGTTATCCACTGCTGTGCAAGAGATTATTTAGTGTTACCTTTGTTTGATGTACAACAAAAATATTGCTTTGGAGTGCTGGAGTGTGTTGGACTCCCTTGCTGCAGTTTGGATTTCATCTTGGATAAATTAAAG GAAGTGGATCTAAGATCTACTCATGTAAATTACGATCGGCCTTCCATAAAT ATTGACAATCGTAGGAAACTGGCTGTTGCTGAAATCGAAGAGATGTTTCAGCTGTTGTATTGGAGTGCCCAACTACGGCTCGCGTCTGCATGGATGCCTTGCGGCCAATGTGCTACTACGAACATTGAAATATTATGTATGGAACGAGTATGCGATATCCGATTGGCTGCCTTTGGCAATATGAAGTTTCAGAAAGTAAACATCGGAAAAAGGGACTTACCGGTAGAGTGCTAG